ttatatatatatttgtagtTGAAAAAgttatgaatattttatatCATTTAATGAAGTTatgttaaatatattatatcatcaaaacaattttttgtagtattgcatttatattttacatttacgtctattaatatgtttgattAGATTAAACATAAGGATAAatgtttaatatttcattattgtCTTTCTTCATTATCAAAACcgatcctccaatccaataGATAATATCAGATTGGATTTAAACATCTAATATAATTGGATCGGAttgaaaaaaatcacaatccaAACTATTTTGGATCGAGTGCGGATGGACTAAATTGTATTGGTTTTGAACCGGTGTACACCCCTAGTCGTTCTGTGGTGAGAGTGCCATATATGGACCATATATGTGGACcttcatttaaatttaatgaatttCGCAACAATGTTAACAAAACCAGGGGAAATAACCCAATTTAAAAAAGGCCCAAAATACTACTACCACTACTTCTAGCATAAATATTATGAAGATATCCTAATTCATTTAATTTGgagaaagaaactcaaaatcatcTATTTTATCTCTACTATTATAAAGTCAGTCCAAAAACAGTTGGGGTCACATGCTtttgattttagttttttttttttgccttcgATTTTAGTTTTCTGTAGGAAACTGTAGATCCAAATATCTGTTTGGCTTCCAAGAAgctgaaggaaaaaaaaattcaaaatagtTAAAAGGTTCAATCTGATTGCATTGTTGTTCTTTCTTCAGAAATTTTAACATGTGAAAGGGCTTATATGTTGTGATTCAAAGACTAGCTTGCtatattgtttgttttcttctattGTTTTGtaggattttggggaagagATAGAATGTCGTTGTCGTCATGAATGTTGTTGGGGAGCATATGAAGTCCTACTGGCTGCTACATATAATTGATTTTCAAACGTGTATGCCATTACcagtaaagaaaaagaaacattcatgtagcttttcttttcttaattttagaATTCACAGATATGGTTTTTTCATTAAGAATTGATTGATAtgatatttttgttcatttttctctttagttattttttttccccatttaGTATTGTACTTGCAAAGAAAGCAATTGAAGTGTAGTGTTTAACCATAACTTTACAATACTACAAAACATTAGAACCTCAACCCATTTGCAGATAATCTTTAAGTAGCGTGCAGCGCCAATAAAGGCCAGTAACGCGCGCGGGAGCGGGAGAGGCCAATGTCTATGAAATAAACTTACAAAACCATAATATTTGGACTTCGTATTTAGCCGCTATATTTCTAGAGTGTAGCAGGCTGCCATCCATTATTAATTATCGCCTTAATAAAGGGCAACCATGTTCTCAAATCTGGTCTTGGATATGGGCCACTAGGTTCCTAACCACCATAACCGAGAACTTATCGACAAGTGGAGGTTTGACAGAATTTGGTATCGATTTCAAACCGAGAGGGCATCATGTTTAACGAAAAGTCGGTTGGACCGAATTTCTCGATCGATTGGACTAGTTAAATCGACATTCTCGATTGGTTGGACTGACATTCTCGGTAAGTTGGAATTGGTTTGTGCTTAACTACAAATATCCAATTTTGTAGCTATCTATTTTATGTCtataaaataaacttttttctttggggtccaaaatctataaaataaacTTACAAAACCATAAACAATTACAACTCACAAGTTACAACTTCTAACacacaacaaataaataaataacacaGCAATATAATGAAGCTATACCTTGTTAGGCAAGAGGAACAGAAACTACAATAAGCAACCCCCAATTCTGATTTTCACAACCCCAAATTGAAGCCACTACCAAAATACATAAATTAGATTACAATGAAGCATTAAAAACCATACttcaaatcaaaatgaaaCACTAATTTAAAACCCGAAACCCCCAATTggatcttctttttctttcttttttttgtttttgtttttcctggTAAATATACGAGGTGTCCTTACACTCGAAAGGTAAGATTAATTCCCACTTGGAGTTCGGCTTGCCCTTAGCCACAAAATCCTTCTAATGAATTTCGAACCGTTGAGGCACTAGATAGCTTGCCAGTTGGATTTGGCAATTTGCCAACCCCACCACACCTTGTGGTTatctgttttatttgtttgttatttAAAACCCGAAACCCCCAATTtgatcttcctcttttttatttgtttgtttagcACTCTGTTGCATAATTTACTTTCCATtgtacttttttctttcataaaaaatGTCAACTTATACTTCATTAACATTGGCCAGTTTGGGAGAAATGGTGGTGCCTTGCTCTAGAACTGGCGGTGTAAGTGGGGAtactgacaggacccgccccgaatttctCGAAATTCGAGATAAATCTTGTGGAAAttcccgacatcaccccgatgtcgGGCCCACTTCTAAAACTATATCCTTTTCCCCAAAAATGAATAAGGGTACGAGACTTTTTACCGAAATttcgacagagtctcccctgtaaattgaacattgcccaaaatttcaacctgcacaaaaacacatttaatatccacaactagcagcatgcacaatataatttcatgcaattcacataaacggccttcggccttccaataattctcaactACCAAGCATGCtaacaaatcaattcatgccttaaacaaggcaaacgataaattcaaatatgaattaTGACTACTAAATTTCAACATGCATCATTTAACTCTTCCAATCCCAATATACgaggttttaacctcctaaTCCAATCACATGTatgtctgcggctgcacctaataaccttaggctgcctacgtaccctcattaagggatcaagccacacgtagttttTCCCACTGAAACTCGAATCCAAACATATGCAATACCTTTATTCATCTTTTTGTTattcacaatatctccccatacgccggtactaccaacgtCACCTATGAGGTCTGTCAACAAGCCGGATAACCTATgtcacgtgcgacctcaacatactaccacataatctccccatacgccggtacaaccaacgccacgtatgaggtctgtcaacacgccggataacctatgcCACGTGCAACCAGAGGCGGATCCAttaaggcgcaaggaggtgcagctgcaccttcCTTCGCCGAAAAAACCATTGTAGGTGCTTCAAACTGCCCCTTTGCTCAACTGGTGTACatattaccttatttccattttcaacatttaagtaaatgtctttgtccttttactttaatttatttttatattactccatttacttaagtttacaatgtaaataaggaagtacccccatttggattcaaataaaaatactagaaaatcaaattcctaccaaatcaaaatatgaaaaatcggttttagtgcaaaatatgatttaggctaaaaatgatggcttattaagtcaatatatacttcatactaaaatcccataaaatcaagttttcttatttgatgtgtaaggaataaaagccgccaaaaattatcttgagaaaatgattattctgaaaaaccattttcatacttaatcaattttgcacctccactaaaaaatttctgggtCCGCCACTGCGTGCAACCTCAATatactatcacaatatctccccatacgtcGGTACAACTAACGttacgtatggggtctgtctcaactccggataacctacgccacgcaagacctcaacatcatatcacataatctccccatacaccggtacaaccaacgccaagTATGGGGTCTATCCGCACGCCAGATAACCTACCTCACGTGGGACCTCActtaatatcacaatatctccccatacgccggtacaaccaacgccacgtatggggtctgtcaacacgccagATAACCTaggccacgtgcgacctcaccatattatcacataatctccccatacgccggtactaccaatgccacgtatggggcctgtctgcatgccggataacctacgtcACGTGAGACCTAACATTCACAAGGTGATACTTATAGTGAAATCataatccggggaggtacctaaggtagtgcgtatagcacttcaaactgacattctagactctttttttatacctttaaaaaaatatatctatataaatatatcaagTTCTAAAGTTGTATAAACCTCACCCACTATCTAGCATCTGATAATTCTCGAattcaaaacaagaaattaatattctaATCATCATCAATAAAACTCAACAATGCTCAAGACCTGACACTAGGGACGTTATAATCCTCCTAGGAAGGTAAAactacctcggaagactcgcagtcaaccaagggtcaaactacccaatCTTGGTCAAACAGGCCcacggggcccacgacctccgaaTTCTAAtctgaaagttcctatgggttctacaaggtataggacactcgtcctgcaagtttggtccagatcGGAGGGTCGAATCGCTCACGATTGCACGATCTGACAGTTATtataaacataaactttaaattattaaatcggaacatccggggctccgattcatgatcctagaaatacctagattaacatatattaaatctAAGACTATCCAACAGTTCAAACCTAtagaacccggataacgcacaatatgcgatatgcgttcgagactcaaacgacatccgaatcGAAGTCCGCGAAAACCTACGTACTCGTGAGGACCAAGGGATCATTCTAGGACTGAATGTGGTCCCCACCCTGCTGCCCAAGCACTGCCACACGCGCTAGCAGCGCATGGGTGGCTTGATCAATTTCAGGAGgccggaaaaactccaaactGCCAGCCAAGACTCCCAGGTTAGGTAAATCCCATATagtggagcaacttttgttcttggacaaaccccaaaaatcgacagaagtggccggaatcggagGCTGAAAATTGGCCAAACTTCCATCGCGTAATCGACCTTCAAAACGCAGCAATCCCTCAAATCTAACACAACAGGCAGCAAGAACAGCTTGAGAGGTTCAGAATGCATACATGGATCatcggaaatggtggccggacgACGATGAACGAAGCCGGCGAAGTTTCTGGCAAAACCGGCGCGATACCGGGCTTTTTCTGATGGAATTCAGAGGTTCCAGGGTCGGGGCTGGTCGGTAAAGGAAGAGGGAGCGACGTCGGTTCGATCGGGTCCGACctcgtggccggtggtggTCTGTGGTGGCGAGGGTGGCTTTTGGAAGCCATCGCTGTGCAAAGAAAAACGGAGAGGAAGGGAGCTGCGCGCGtggggagagggagagagagagagagagagagagagagagagagagagagagagagagaaatctgatttttataaaaatccaattttgaaataattacgattgtgccactgagtttcttttgaccatatctctctcgttacaacttcgattcgagcccactacgtatctacggactcatcttaGTACGACCTAACCAAATATACCAGTCATTGCCCCAAACTCTTTTCgtgtaagaaaatgaccaaaataacccctaccccaagggtaaatttgtaatttcacgtaaataatttaaataatggattaaatttggagtcgagGTGTTATAGATACACATGAAGATGTCAGGTGGACCCCTCCGTCACCGTCTTTGGTTAAGATCAATGTTGATGCAGCTTGGAAGAAAGAGACGCTGCAGATTGGCATTGGTATTGTAGCACGTAATGACAGAGGTGCTTTTATTCGTGATGAGGCACGGTATCTGTTACGATTTTTCATTGAAGAAGCTGAGGCTGAGGCTATTTTAGCTGGGGTCTTCTTGGCAAAGACGATCAATCTTAGAAGTGTTATTATTGAAACTGATGCTAAATGTGTCATTGAGTGTGTTCCCAAGAGGAACCACTACCGGAAACTGGAGACTTTATCCTATACTGAAGGAAATTTGGAGACACGCATCTTGTTTCTTTACTATCCAATGGCAGTGGATGTCGAGAAGAGCAAATGACGCAGCGCATGTTGCTGCTGGTTTAGCCAACGTGAGACATCAAGTTTTTGGGGGGAATTTGCATTTGTTAACTATATCTCTACCTTTGTAGTTCTAGTGTACATGTTGCTTATTGGTATACTTGGCTTGTCTGGCACTAAGTTATTCTATGAACAGATTCAATGTCTTACACTCAAATTTATAGTAAGTAAAGTGATAGCAATGGAAGCATACAATTGCAAAATGGTGATGCCAAACACTTGCCTTTTGAATTAGAGCTAGATGGTGATGGCCAAGGAAAATACAAACTGGGGAAAGGGTTGGCAATTACACCTGTATGTATCATAATTACACTTGTACGTTCTTGTTTATGAATCTTATCAATATATTGCGATTATACTCGTTCTCTTTGGAACACAATAAGCATCAAAAGTTCATACAAGAAGACCACATAGCCTTCGAAACTCCCAACCAATGAAGTCAGTTGATACTAAGAATCAATATTCTAGTCTCTACATATGATGACTGTCTTCTATAAGGGAAAAATGAGGAGAGTTTTGTGTATCTACCAAGCATCCTTGTCCAAATCATTAAAATAAGGGTGATTCAAAGCGCTTTGCACCGTCAATCTTCTTCGTGGATTGTATACCATCATAGcctatgaaaacaaaaataaaaattaaattaacgAACTAAGTTCACCAACTTAAATCTATCAACAAACGAATTAACAAAAACTCTAGAGTTACCTCTATTAAGTCTGCTCCCAATGGAGGCATAGTTCTGGAGCCTTGTATCGGAGTGGGGTAATGATTTCCTTGTCATCAAAGGTTTTGATCATCACCATCCCAGAGATCCCATCTACCTTTATTGTATCTTCATTAAAATACACACTTTTAGGGTTCAACTGAAATAACATTTCTTGGCAATGTAGACTCTCCAGCGTCTTCAAAACTTGATAGAACAGAGATTTAATCTGCCGCACTTCCACAACAGTTGCGCTTAGTGGAACCATGCCAGTTGGAATGTTTTCTATCACCAAGCGGTGTAATTGGTCTTCCATCTTCCTATAGTCATTCAATTGCACAAGATAACGACAATCCCAAAGCTCTTGAAAAAGATATAGCTCTTTATAAAATCTGAATTGCTTTTCTCTCTCACCGTCCTTTTCTTCATAAACCTTTATTCTTACTTTCTCGCCCGTCATGATATTTTTGGCCCCGTAACTGGAAAAGCGAATGGGTTCATGAACATCTCTATCTAAGAACAGATACCTGGAGCTACCGGATGCCATAGCTGCCTCTGGTCAGAGAAGAGGTTTTCTTgaaaatttatgtttcttgGAGTGGGATTTTCTTGGAAAAGAAGATGGAGGGTTTTCCTGGAGAAGAAATAGGGAAATGCAGGAAAGAAGAGTGGTATTTGCAGGGAGTGATTTTGTcggagaagaagagggaggaTTTGCttagagaagaagatggaggACGTTcttggagaaagaaaagggagTGATTTCTTGGAGAACGAAAAAGTCAAACAATATaggtagaatattttcagggtgtatttcattctccaaaagaaAGTATTTATAGTACAAGGATGTAACCCTAGTATGGTCAAACTAGGAAACAAGATAAAAACCTAATTACACAATATCtgtacaaaaaggaaagaaatataatcctaataaactaggaaataaatatcctaattaagctaggatctcgctaacactccccctcaagttggagcagAGATGTCATgcatgcccaacttgtcaagcGAGTTGAGAAAGACCATAGTAGACACAGCTTTCGTAAGAACATCTGCCAGTTGATACTCGGATGATATAAacggaaaagaaataatttcagCATCTAACTTCTCTTTAACAAAATGTCGATCAACCTCCACGTGCTTTGTACGATCATGTTGCACAGGGTTAtgtgcaattgcaattgcaacTTTATTATCACAATACAAATCCATGGGTTTCTGGGGTCCAAACCCAAGATCTCTTAACAATCTTCTCAACCATAGTAACTCGCACACACCTTGAATCATCCCACGGTACTCGGCCTCTACACTAGACCTAGACAccattttttgctttttactcCTCCAAGTAACAAGATTACTACTAACAAATGTGAAATATCCAGACGTAGAACGTCTATCAGTGACTgaaccagcccaatcagcatcagTATACCCTTCCACATATGTATGACCATACTTGCAAAACATTAACCCCTTTCCAGGAGTTACTTTTAGATACCTTAAGATGCGCATCACAGCACCCATATGATCTTCACTAGAagaatgcataaactgactcaCTACACTCACTGCATATGTAATATCAGGGCGTGTATgagataaataaatcaatttcccCACAAGTCGTTGATAACGCTCTTTATCTGTAGGGACTTGATCAGATACAACCCCAACTTATGATTCTGTTCACTAGGGGTATCAATTGGTTTACAATCTAACATTCCAGTCTCTGCaagtaaatccaaaatatactTTCTTTGAGACAGAAAGATACCATGTTTAGATCTGGCAACTTCAATCCcaagaaagtacttcaaatcacccaatgacttcatctcaaactcggAAGCCAGATACTTCTGAAGATTTTGCATTTCTGCCTGATCATCTCCAGtcacaatcatatcatcaacataaataattaaagctgTCAATTTACCTTTATGACGCTTTAGAAACAAAGTATGGTCTGAGTTACTCTGCACAtacccaaatttcttcatagatgctgcaaatctcccaaaccatgctcttggagactgcttcaatccatataaAGACTTCCGCAACTTACACACAACACCCTCCTTAGAGGTTACAGGAATACCAGGAGGGAGATCCATGTAAATCTCCTCATTGAGGTCACCATGTAGAAATGCATTTTTGACATCGAATTGTAATAAGGGCCAGTCGCGGTTAGTAGCCAGGGACAATAGTACACGCACAGTATTGAGCTTTGCCactggagcaaaggtctcCAAATAATCCACTCCATAGGTCTGAGTATAACCCTTTGCTACCAATCTAGCCTTGTAACGGTCAATGGAACCATCAGCTTTatgcttcaaagtaaacacccatctgcaTCCAACAGCTTTCTTCCCTCGTGGCAAATGAACTAAATCCCATGTTTTATTCTTGTTCAAGGCATCCATTTCAACATTCATGGCATCCATCCATTTTGGGTTAGATAAAGCATCCTGCAGCTTAGTTGGCACACATACACtagataattgacacaaatatgatGCATATGACTTAGACAAACGATGAGTTGACACAAAATGGCTAATGGGATATTTAGACTTGGCATGTATATCAGGAGAATATTGTATTTTAGGTTTCCCACGAGTGGTTCGTGGGGGTAACTGATAAATTGACACAGATAGATCATTAGAAATTACCTCACTTGATTCACTATCACGAGTAGATTGGGGCACTGGCAGGGTAGAGGGGGGTATTGCATCGAACTCATCCATACAAGAATCACTGTCATTATTTTCAGATACAGGCGACTGGTCACTTGCTTCAGTGTGACTGGTTGTTTTGACACCAAGAGCACCTGCTTCATCTCCAGATATGGGTTACTTATAGAGTTCCAAAAGGCGATCAGTCGTTTCTTCACAAGGACCACAAGTTTCATCTTCAGATATAGGTAACCGGTCACTTGCTTCAGTGCGACAAGTCGTTTCCTTCCTGGGAGCAGTATCTTCAAACACATTACTATCCAATCCAAGACTCTCCAATTCACTCCCCCTTTCCCCCTGAATtggagaagagggagagacCTAATAGAGCACTTCTTCATGGAAAGTCACATCCAAAGTAACTTGCACCTTCTGGGTAGGTGAATGATAGCACTTATAACCTTTCTGAGTAGACGAGTAACCAATAAAGACGCATCGCAGAGCACAAGGATCAAGTTTACTCCGTTGATGAAAGTAGACATGAACATATgcaacacacccaaaaactTTAGGAGGCAACTTGGAGACTGAGATAGGGGAAACATGGTCACCAAACACATCATGTGGAGTCTTGAAATCAAGAACCAGGCTAGGAGTACGATTAATCAAATATGCAGCAGATAAAACAGCATGCCCCCAAAGATGATGGGAAACAGACATATCCAACACAAGGGAGCAGGCAACTTCAAGTAGCTGACGATTCTTGCGTTCAGACACACCATTCTGCTGAGGAGTAAATGGGGTTGTCGTTTGGTGAATAATACCTTGAGCACAGAAGAAAGATGTCAAAGTGTTATTCACATATTCGCCTCCGTTATCAGTCCGGAACACTTTGACCAGAGCATGAAACTGAGTAGACACCATTGTACACAACTCTGGAAGGATGGAAGCAacattatgtttatttttcaacaagaAAACCTAAGTGAGTTGGGTATaatcatcaataaatgtgACGAACCAACGATATCCGCTCGAAGTAATGCGAGCCGGACCCCACACATCAGAATGCACTAAATCAAAAGGCTTTGCAGCTTTACTGTCACTCAAAGGAAACACAGTGCGATGACTCTTGGCAAAAATACATGTCTCACACTTAAAACTGGACTCATCACAAGAGCGGAATAAAGATGGAAACATACGCTTAAGGTAGCCAAATGAAGGGTGTCCCAAGCGATGAAgccataaccaaatttgttgtttgtctttgaACACTGCAACTTTGAACAGTATTAACGACACGATCACGAACTGCAAAATgcaatgtcaaataatataaccccCCCTATCCGTTTATCATGCCCAATCGTCTAATGAGTCTTGAGATCCTGAAAAGAGCAATGTATAAGATAGAAAGTAGCAGAAGCATTAAGTGCATCAAGTAATCGACCAGCAGATAACAAGTTACAATGGATATTGGGAACTAGTGACGCACGAGACAAGGATAAAGTaggagtgagagagattgTGCCCTCACCAGTAATTAGAGAGGGCAAGCCATTAGCACTGGTTATATATGGGTCACGGGTGTTACTAGACAACTCATCAAAAAACTTAGCATCATAAGTCATATGATCAGAAGCACCAGTGTCAATTATCCAAGTATTGGAGCCAGTACCTGGAATATAATCagaaacacacaaatttgTAGAGGCAGCAGCAACAGTACAAACAATGGAGTTATCACCCATGATTGCAACATAAATTCAATAGATCACGGCATAGTATACAACGGAACACAACAGAGGCACAAACA
The Prunus dulcis chromosome 2, ALMONDv2, whole genome shotgun sequence DNA segment above includes these coding regions:
- the LOC117618321 gene encoding uncharacterized protein LOC117618321, with amino-acid sequence MDHRKWWPDDDERSRRSFWQNRRDTGLFLMEFRGSRVGADTHEDVRWTPPSPSLVKINVDAAWKKETLQIGIGIVARNDRGAFIRDEARYLLRFFIEEAEAEAILAGVFLAKTINLRSVIIETDAKCVIECVPKRNHYRKLETLSYTEGNLETRILFLYYPMAVDVEKSK